In a genomic window of Helianthus annuus cultivar XRQ/B chromosome 10, HanXRQr2.0-SUNRISE, whole genome shotgun sequence:
- the LOC110893200 gene encoding homeobox-leucine zipper protein ANTHOCYANINLESS 2 codes for MEGNGNQRAREEVPATTSDENENCEVRSSDEEEINHGGSSSSSRQYSRYTREQVEELEKFFKKNPHPTEKERTEIANKLNITINKVKFWFQNRRTQLKSQKERSENVILKQENEQLRLENLAMAEVLKNPLCNKCGAQATIPDGSIHAHKVMIENARLKEEFNHFASQVSQMFGIPLSNKVTIPGDPLNPIMSRSLMDYDIPIQRNEYLVQASRAMEVLLKLGNVNAPLWNRNMEGGGETLNFVEYERAFPPFFGTKPPGFVSEATRARSVVPMTSSTLVEALLNADQWREMFIGMIGSCTTMEVISNGTGGSRNGALQLMKAEIQLISPLVPVRGLKFIRFAKQQAQGQWTVVDLSIDSRIEGHMTRRCPSGCILHDMPNGFTMVTWIEHTEYDEQSVSHQYRQLINSGVGFGAQRWISALLRHCESITAIMSPTLNHHLLQDTKRSLRGLAQRMMSIFCGGVCLTDGQQWDLVADHAPRRPRIMAHNYISGFGEPMGIVTSATYSVWIPTNHQHLFDMLKTKDRCIWDVICHRIAARNMIHLPLGQDETSPNCISILYSNMERTNEDDQVMVLQETISDMTGSLIVYATIDFPTVSVVMNGEDISLVALLPSGLCIVPGYGEDHAGGERGSMVTVGLQLLHPDITTSNMITMETIIMINDLVARTVQGIIEIV; via the exons ATGGAAGGAAATGGTAATCAAAGGGCCAGGGAAGAAGTACCTGCAACCACATCCGATGAAAATGAGAATTGTGAAGTCAGGTCTAGTGACGAAGAGGAAATCAATCATGGCGGTTCATCTTCGAGTTCACGACAATATAGCCGTTACACACGAGAGCAAGTTGAAGAACTTGAAAA ATTCTTCAAAAAGAACCCTCACCCTACCGAGAAAGAAAGGACTGAAATTGCAAATAAACTCAATATCACTATCAATAAGGTCAAATTTTggttccagaatagaagaactCAATTGAAG AGTCAAAAGGAGCGCAGTGAGAATGTGATTTTGAAGCAAGAGAACGAGCAACTGAGGCTTGAGAATTTAGCAATGGCAGAAGTCCTAAAGAACCCGCTTTGCAACAAATGTGGTGCACAAGCAACAATACCAGACGGGTCCATTCACGCACACAAAGTCATGATAGAGAACGCACGGTTGAAAGAGGAATTTAACCATTTCGCCAGTCAAGTCAGTCAAATGTTTGGTATACCATTGTCAAACAAAGTGACAATTCCTGGTGACCCTTTAAACCCAATCATGAGTCGATCACTTATGGACTATGACATACCCATTCAAAGGAATGAATATCTTGTGCAAGCATCAAGAGCCATGGAAGTGCTCTTAAAGCTTGGGAATGTCAATGCTCCACTATGGAATAGAAACATGGAAGGTGGAGGAGAAACCCTTAATTTTGTTGAATATGAAAGGGCTTTTCCTCCTTTCTTTGGCACAAAACCACCTGGATTCGTATCTGAGGCTACACGGGCTAGGAGCGTGGTACCGATGACTAGCTCAACCCTTGTAGAAGCATTACTCAACGCG GATCAATGGAGAGAAATGTTTATAGGCATGATCGGCAGTTGTACTACAATGGAAGTGATTTCCAATGGTACAGGAGGCTCAAGAAATGGTGCTCTCCAACTT ATGAAGGCCGAAATTCAACTCATTTCGCCTTTAGTGCCAGTTCGAGGGCTTAAGTTTATTCGATTTGCCAAACAGCAAGCACAGGGGCAATGGACTGTGGTTGATTTGTCAATCGATTCAAGAATTGAAGGACACATGACAAGAAGGTGTCCTTCTGGTTGTATCCTACATGATATGCCAAATGGTTTCACCATG GTTACGTGGATCGAACATACTGAATACGATGAGCAATCGGTATCCCACCAGTATCGTCAGTTAATCAACTCGGGTGTGGGCTTCGGTGCACAAAGATGGATTAGTGCACTTTTGCGGCATTGTGAAAGCATAACAGCCATCATGTCTCCCACCCTTAACCACCACCTGCTTCAAGATACAAAAAGAAGCTTAAGAGGCCTAGCACAAcgcatgatgagtatcttttgcGGTGGGGTTTGTTTAACCGATGGTCAACAATGGGATTTGGTTGCGGATCATGCACCAAGAAGACCAAGGATCATGGCACACAATTACATAAGTGGTTTTGGTGAACCAATGGGAATAGTCACGAGTGCAACCTATTCAGTCTGGATACccacaaatcaccaacacctATTTGATATGTTGAAAACAAAAGACAGGTGTATATGGGATGTGATATGCCATAGGATTGCCGCTAGAAACATGATCCATTTACCGTTGGGCCAAGATGAAACAAGTCCTAACTGCATCTCCATTTTATATTCCAATATG GAAAGGACAAATGAAGACGATCAGGTTATGGTGCTGCAGGAGACAATCAGTGATATGACGGGATCACTCATTGTCTATGCAACTATAGATTTCCCAACAGTATCCGTGGTGATGAATGGCGAGGACATTTCTTTGGTGGCTCTCTTGCCATCAGGGTTATGTATAGTCCCAGGATATGGTGAAGACCATGCAGGTGGTGAACGTGGATCAATGGTGACTGTGGGGCTCCAACTATTGCACCCAGATATAACTACCTCAAACATGATCACAATGGAAACCATCATCATGATAAACGATCTGGTGGCACGAACAGTTCAGGGAATCATAGAAATTGTTTGA